A window of the Tenebrio molitor chromosome 1, icTenMoli1.1, whole genome shotgun sequence genome harbors these coding sequences:
- the LOC138124421 gene encoding discoidin domain-containing receptor 2-like isoform X1, which translates to MKRLHKLRLTILLLLHASLNEAVDPSQCIAPLGMENGAIKDGDITASSSFDSGNVGPHHGRVRTDRNGGAWCPLKQATTEPEEWIQIDLKTVHMITATGTQGRFGNGVGIEYAEAYMLEYWRPRLSKWIRYHNSKGEEVLTANINTYLESKKDLDPPIWGSKIRFYPYSYHKRTVCMRVELYGCRWTDGIVSYSMPQGDKRGSNWEFYDFGYDGHWDGDELKHGLGQLIDGKFGHDDFKTDFYNEGQTWVGWKNDTRQNKPIEIKFEFDRVREFSAVHIFCNNQFTKDVQVFSHAKVMFSVGGKRFKGEPITYEYMEDRIFENARNISIKLHHRVGRFVKIQLHFAAKWLLVSEITFDSVVAHGNFTVESEPTTVPSVKGHSGDRHHEHKIEIPVPNKINEPAYLTIIVIGLAFIILLLGGVIYLIIHRFRNRKFFRSPNSSNIGFPGDTLPHLQPESVLGMSEKGSSIEAYGVTEIEDYRRSHGTLKSSLRSTLPLPHPGHMSENNEYQEPYQALKYAPYYSYSSVVMEMQDVMPNSIKKCPIQQIDAYDYAIPEPGTLPLLGSDNTLPMTRSRISSVSLKSQKMNSRNSHSEGKKSPTQQEALTALKKRLDDTQLMEFPRHRLRMLSKLSEGAFGTVYIAEADGIAEYSSSISIGTRLVAIKFLGENATEKEKYMKDFYRDVRILAALEDPNIARVLGICSQEEPICVVMEYLDHGDLCQFLKTHVAAENNSSLPYGVKSLSFNCLLYMGAQIASGMRYLESLNFVHRDLATRNCLVGKGYQIKICDFGTYNEVYINDYYKVDGNTPLPIRWMAWESVYQAKYTTKSDVWAFAVTLWEILSLCRRPPYDSLPDPEVMENLAHMHCDDGQYMYLPRPTASKDIYDLMLECWRRKDVERPSFREIHIFLQRKNLGYAPT; encoded by the exons ggTTCGAACCGATAGAAATGGTGGTGCTTGGTGCCCTTTGAAGCAGGCAACAACGGAGCCCGAAGAATGGATCCAAATAGACCTGAAAACCGTTCACATGATAACAGCAACTGGAACCCAAGGTCGTTTTGGTAACGGGGTGGGAATTGAATATGCGGAAGCTTACATGCTGGAATATTGGCGCCCCAGACTATCGAAATGGATACGATATCATAACAGTAAAGGTGAAGAg GTACTGACAGCCAACATCAATACGTATTTGGAATCGAAGAAAGATCTGGATCCGCCAATCTGGGGAAGCAAGATTCGATTTTATCCATACAGTTATCACAAAAGAACAGTCTGCATGAGGGTGGAACTGTATGGTTGCCGGTGGACGGATGGCATAGTCAGCTACTCCATGCCGCAAGGCGACAAAAGGGGATCAAACTGGGAATTCTACGATTTTGGATATGACGGACACTGGGACGGAGATGAATTAAAACACGGCTTGGGTCAACTGATCGATGGAAAATTCGGGCACGatgatttcaaaaccgatttttATAACGAGGGACAAACGTGGGTCGGATGGAAAAACGACACTCGTCAGAATAAGCCAATAGAAATTAAGTTCGAATTCGACCGAGTTCGTGAATTTTCTGCGGTACACATATTCTGCAATAATCAATTCACGAAAGATGTTCAAGTATTTTCACATGCCAAAGTTATGTTTAGTGTAGGAGGAAAGCGGTTTAAAGGTGAACCGATCACATACGAATATATGGAAGACCGGATATTTGAAAATGCGCGAAATATATCCATTAAGCTGCATCACAGAGTCGGACGTTTTGTTAAAATACAGCTACATTTCGCCGCAAAGTGGTTGCTCGTTAGCGAAATAACTTTTGATTCTGTTGTTGCTCACGGAAACTTTACGGTGGAATCAGAGCCGACCACTGTCCCTTCAGTTAAGGGTCACAGTGGCGACAGACATCATGAACATAAAATCGAAATTCCGGTTCCCAATAAGATAAACGAACCGGCGTATTTGACAATCATCGTGATTGGTTTAGCATTTATTATCCTCTTGTTAGGTGGTGTAATATATTTAATCATCCACCGCTTCCGAAACCGAAAATTCTTCCGAAGTCCTAACTCATCGAATATTGGATTTCCGGGCGACACTTTACCGCATCTTCAACCAGAATCTGTGCTTGGGATGAGTGAAAAGGGCAGTTCCATTGAAGCCTACGGCGTTACAGAAATCGAAGATTACCGAAGAAGTCACGGTACTTTGAAGTCGAGTTTGAGATCCACTTTGCCTTTGCCGCATCCTGGGCACATGAGTGAAAATAATGAATATCAAGAGCCATATCAAGCTTTAAAGTACGCCCCGTACTACAGTTACAGTTCTGTTGTAATGGAAATGCAAGATGTAATGCCCAACAGTATTAAGAAATGCCCCATACAGCAGATAG ATGCCTATGACTACGCAATACCCGAACCCGGAACTCTTCCGCTACTTGGTTCAGATAACACGTTACCAATGACTAGAAGTAGAATAAGTAGTGTTTCTCTAAAAAGTCAAAAGATGAACTCCAGGAATAGTCACAGTGAAGGAAAAAAG TCGCCTACACAACAAGAAGCTCTAACAGCATTGAAGAAGCGCTTGGATGACACACAACTTATGGAATTTCCGAGGCATCGATTACGAATGTTATCAAAACTGTCCGAGGGAGCTTTCGGAACT GTTTATATCGCGGAAGCAGATGGTATAGCTGAGTACTCTTCTTCGATATCCATAGGGACGAGATTAGTGGCCATTAAATTCTTGGGCGAAAATGCTACGGAAAAAGAAAAGTACAT GAAAGACTTTTACCGAGATGTACGAATTTTGGCTGCACTGGAGGATCCCAACATAGCTCGCGTGTTGGGCATTTGCAGTCAAGAGGAACCGATCTGCGTGGTGATGGAGTACTTGGATCACGGTGATTTGTGTCAATTTCTAAAAACACATGTTGCCGCAGAGAACAATAGCAGTTTACCTTATGGTGTTAAGTCACTTTCGTTTAATTGCCTTTTATATATGGGTGCTCAAATAGCTTCGGGCATGCGTTATTTGGAGTCCCTTAATTTTGTACATCGAGATTTAGCGACGAGAAATTGTTTAGTAGGAAAAGGATATCAGATTAAAATATGCGATTTTGGTACTTACAACGAAGTTTACATCAATGACTATTACAAAGTTGATGGAAATACACCGCTCCCGATACGGTGGATGGCTTGGGAATCTGTGTATCAAGCCAAGTACACAACAAAGAGTGACGTATGGGCTTTTGCTGTTACTCTGTGGGAGATATTGTCGTTGTGTCGAAGACCGCCTTATGATTCCTTACCAGACCCTGAAGTGATGGAGAACTTAGCACACATGCACTGTGATGACGGACAGTATATGTATCTACCTCGACCTACCGCTAGCAAGGATATTTATGATTTAATGCTAGAATGCTGGAGACGTAAGGATGTCGAAAGGCCAAGTTTTAGAGAGATACACATATTCTTGCAGAGAAAAAATTTAGGTTACGCTCCTACGTAG
- the LOC138124421 gene encoding discoidin domain-containing receptor 2-like isoform X2 encodes MKRLHKLRLTILLLLHASLNEAVDPSQCIAPLGMENGAIKDGDITASSSFDSGNVGPHHGRVRTDRNGGAWCPLKQATTEPEEWIQIDLKTVHMITATGTQGRFGNGVGIEYAEAYMLEYWRPRLSKWIRYHNSKGEEVLTANINTYLESKKDLDPPIWGSKIRFYPYSYHKRTVCMRVELYGCRWTDGIVSYSMPQGDKRGSNWEFYDFGYDGHWDGDELKHGLGQLIDGKFGHDDFKTDFYNEGQTWVGWKNDTRQNKPIEIKFEFDRVREFSAVHIFCNNQFTKDVQVFSHAKVMFSVGGKRFKGEPITYEYMEDRIFENARNISIKLHHRVGRFVKIQLHFAAKWLLVSEITFDSVVAHGNFTVESEPTTVPSVKGHSGDRHHEHKIEIPVPNKINEPAYLTIIVIGLAFIILLLGGVIYLIIHRFRNRKFFRSPNSSNIGFPGDTLPHLQPESVLGMSEKGSSIEAYGVTEIEDYRRSHGTLKSSLRSTLPLPHPGHMSENNEYQEPYQALKYAPYYSYSSVVMEMQDVMPNSIKKCPIQQIDAYDYAIPEPGTLPLLGSDNTLPMTRSRISSVSLKSQKMNSRNSHSEGKKSPTQQEALTALKKRLDDTQLMEFPRHRLRMLSKLSEGAFGTVYIAEADGIAEYSSSISIGTRLVAIKFLGENATEKEKKDFYRDVRILAALEDPNIARVLGICSQEEPICVVMEYLDHGDLCQFLKTHVAAENNSSLPYGVKSLSFNCLLYMGAQIASGMRYLESLNFVHRDLATRNCLVGKGYQIKICDFGTYNEVYINDYYKVDGNTPLPIRWMAWESVYQAKYTTKSDVWAFAVTLWEILSLCRRPPYDSLPDPEVMENLAHMHCDDGQYMYLPRPTASKDIYDLMLECWRRKDVERPSFREIHIFLQRKNLGYAPT; translated from the exons ggTTCGAACCGATAGAAATGGTGGTGCTTGGTGCCCTTTGAAGCAGGCAACAACGGAGCCCGAAGAATGGATCCAAATAGACCTGAAAACCGTTCACATGATAACAGCAACTGGAACCCAAGGTCGTTTTGGTAACGGGGTGGGAATTGAATATGCGGAAGCTTACATGCTGGAATATTGGCGCCCCAGACTATCGAAATGGATACGATATCATAACAGTAAAGGTGAAGAg GTACTGACAGCCAACATCAATACGTATTTGGAATCGAAGAAAGATCTGGATCCGCCAATCTGGGGAAGCAAGATTCGATTTTATCCATACAGTTATCACAAAAGAACAGTCTGCATGAGGGTGGAACTGTATGGTTGCCGGTGGACGGATGGCATAGTCAGCTACTCCATGCCGCAAGGCGACAAAAGGGGATCAAACTGGGAATTCTACGATTTTGGATATGACGGACACTGGGACGGAGATGAATTAAAACACGGCTTGGGTCAACTGATCGATGGAAAATTCGGGCACGatgatttcaaaaccgatttttATAACGAGGGACAAACGTGGGTCGGATGGAAAAACGACACTCGTCAGAATAAGCCAATAGAAATTAAGTTCGAATTCGACCGAGTTCGTGAATTTTCTGCGGTACACATATTCTGCAATAATCAATTCACGAAAGATGTTCAAGTATTTTCACATGCCAAAGTTATGTTTAGTGTAGGAGGAAAGCGGTTTAAAGGTGAACCGATCACATACGAATATATGGAAGACCGGATATTTGAAAATGCGCGAAATATATCCATTAAGCTGCATCACAGAGTCGGACGTTTTGTTAAAATACAGCTACATTTCGCCGCAAAGTGGTTGCTCGTTAGCGAAATAACTTTTGATTCTGTTGTTGCTCACGGAAACTTTACGGTGGAATCAGAGCCGACCACTGTCCCTTCAGTTAAGGGTCACAGTGGCGACAGACATCATGAACATAAAATCGAAATTCCGGTTCCCAATAAGATAAACGAACCGGCGTATTTGACAATCATCGTGATTGGTTTAGCATTTATTATCCTCTTGTTAGGTGGTGTAATATATTTAATCATCCACCGCTTCCGAAACCGAAAATTCTTCCGAAGTCCTAACTCATCGAATATTGGATTTCCGGGCGACACTTTACCGCATCTTCAACCAGAATCTGTGCTTGGGATGAGTGAAAAGGGCAGTTCCATTGAAGCCTACGGCGTTACAGAAATCGAAGATTACCGAAGAAGTCACGGTACTTTGAAGTCGAGTTTGAGATCCACTTTGCCTTTGCCGCATCCTGGGCACATGAGTGAAAATAATGAATATCAAGAGCCATATCAAGCTTTAAAGTACGCCCCGTACTACAGTTACAGTTCTGTTGTAATGGAAATGCAAGATGTAATGCCCAACAGTATTAAGAAATGCCCCATACAGCAGATAG ATGCCTATGACTACGCAATACCCGAACCCGGAACTCTTCCGCTACTTGGTTCAGATAACACGTTACCAATGACTAGAAGTAGAATAAGTAGTGTTTCTCTAAAAAGTCAAAAGATGAACTCCAGGAATAGTCACAGTGAAGGAAAAAAG TCGCCTACACAACAAGAAGCTCTAACAGCATTGAAGAAGCGCTTGGATGACACACAACTTATGGAATTTCCGAGGCATCGATTACGAATGTTATCAAAACTGTCCGAGGGAGCTTTCGGAACT GTTTATATCGCGGAAGCAGATGGTATAGCTGAGTACTCTTCTTCGATATCCATAGGGACGAGATTAGTGGCCATTAAATTCTTGGGCGAAAATGCTACGGAAAAAGAAAA GAAAGACTTTTACCGAGATGTACGAATTTTGGCTGCACTGGAGGATCCCAACATAGCTCGCGTGTTGGGCATTTGCAGTCAAGAGGAACCGATCTGCGTGGTGATGGAGTACTTGGATCACGGTGATTTGTGTCAATTTCTAAAAACACATGTTGCCGCAGAGAACAATAGCAGTTTACCTTATGGTGTTAAGTCACTTTCGTTTAATTGCCTTTTATATATGGGTGCTCAAATAGCTTCGGGCATGCGTTATTTGGAGTCCCTTAATTTTGTACATCGAGATTTAGCGACGAGAAATTGTTTAGTAGGAAAAGGATATCAGATTAAAATATGCGATTTTGGTACTTACAACGAAGTTTACATCAATGACTATTACAAAGTTGATGGAAATACACCGCTCCCGATACGGTGGATGGCTTGGGAATCTGTGTATCAAGCCAAGTACACAACAAAGAGTGACGTATGGGCTTTTGCTGTTACTCTGTGGGAGATATTGTCGTTGTGTCGAAGACCGCCTTATGATTCCTTACCAGACCCTGAAGTGATGGAGAACTTAGCACACATGCACTGTGATGACGGACAGTATATGTATCTACCTCGACCTACCGCTAGCAAGGATATTTATGATTTAATGCTAGAATGCTGGAGACGTAAGGATGTCGAAAGGCCAAGTTTTAGAGAGATACACATATTCTTGCAGAGAAAAAATTTAGGTTACGCTCCTACGTAG